The proteins below are encoded in one region of Triticum aestivum cultivar Chinese Spring chromosome 1B, IWGSC CS RefSeq v2.1, whole genome shotgun sequence:
- the LOC123098681 gene encoding gibberellin 2-beta-dioxygenase 3-like — MVAITVPISVDAIPLVKCAHAAAAAVPSVDLSAPGAAAAVADACRGVGFFKATNHGVPAALTDALEARAAAFFALPHKDKLEASARPLGYGSKSIGCNGDVGWLEYILLSVGSGSVAAASLPPSLRAALEEYTDAVREVGARVLELMADGLGIAEERRGELRRMVVAPAGDKGGPDELVRVNHYPPCPCPLAAGQRGVTGFGEHTDPQIISVLRSNRTGGLQIMLPEGRWVPVAPDPDSLFINVGDSLQVLTNGRFRSVKHRVVAPAEGQQSRLSVIYFGGPAPTQRIAPLPELMREGEQSLYREFTWAEYKKAAYKSRLGDHRLGPFELPAAVTQEATKADHHCSSNAVQPPAPAPPHVARVH; from the exons ATGGTGGCCATCACGGTGCCCATCTCGGTGGACGCGATCCCTCTTGTGAAATGCGcgcatgcggcggcggcggcggtgccgaGCGTCGACCTGTCGGCGCCGGGCGCTGCGGCGGCCGTCGCGGACGCATGCCGCGGCGTGGGCTTCTTCAAGGCGACCAACCACGGCGTGCCGGCCGCCCTCACGGACGCGCTGGAGGCCCGCGCCGCGGCCTTCTTCGCGCTGCCACACAAGGACAAGCTGGAGGCGTCGGCGCGGCCCTTGGGCTACGGCAGCAAGAGCATCGGCTGCAACGGCGACGTGGGCTGGCTCGAGTACATCCTGCTCTCCGTCGGGTCCGGCTCCGTCGCCGCTGCCTCCCTGCCGCCGTCGCTCCGGGCGGCGCTCGAGGAGTACACGGACGCGGTGCGCGAGGTGGGAGCGCGGGTGCTGGAGCTCATGGCGGATGGGCTCGGCATCGCGGAGGAGCGCCGCGGCGAGCTGCGACggatggtggtggcgccggcgggaGACAAGGGCGGGCCAGACGAGCTGGTGCGCGTGAACCATTACCCGCCGTGCCCCTGCCCCCTGGCGGCGGGGCAGCGCGGCGTGACGGGGTTCGGGGAGCACACGGACCCGCAGATCATCTCCGTGCTCCGGTCCAACCGCACCGGGGGCCTCCAGATCATGCTCCCGGAAGGCCGCTGGGTCCCCGTGGCCCCCGACCCCGATTCCCTCTTCATCAATGTCGGGGACTCCCTCCAG GTGCTGACGAACGGGCGGTTCCGGAGCGTGAAGCACCGGGTGGTTGCGCCGGCGGAGGGGCAGCAGTCGCGGCTGTCGGTGATCTACTTCGGCGGGCCGGCGCCGACGCAGCGGATCGCGCCGCTGCCGGAGCTGATGCGGGAAGGGGAGCAGAGCCTGTACAGGGAGTTCACCTGGGCCGAGTACAAGAAGGCCGCCTACAAGTCCCGCCTCGGCGACCACCGCCTCGGCCCCTTCGAGCTCCCCGCCGCCGTCACCCAAGAGGCAACCAAGGCCGACCATCACTGCAGCAGCAACGCAGTtcagccgccggcgccggcgccccctCACGTGGCACGAGTGCACTAG